The DNA window CGTGATCGTGCTGCTGGCGGCCGCGGCGATCTTCGCCCTGTACTCCACCAAGCGCTTCATCCCCGGCAAGTACCTGTTCCCCGGGACCTTCTTCCTCGCGGTCTTCCTCATCGTCCCCATCGTCATGACGGTGCAGACCTCCTTCACCAACTTCGGCGACGGCTTCCGCGACACCAAGGAGGAGGCCATCACGACCATCACCAACAACTCGGTCGTCCAGGCGCCGGACTCCCCCACCTACAACCTCACGGTCGCCACCACCGGCTCCGCCACGGGCGGCCCCTTCACCCTGTTCCTCGTCGACACGGGGACCAATGAGGTCCTGCGCGGCTCGGACGGCGAAACCGTCCAGAAGGTCGACCCCTCCACGGTCACCGTCGAGAACGGCTTCGTCACCAGGGCCGACGGCTACACCATCCTGTCCAACGCGGAGATCAACAGCGCGTACAGCGCCATCACCGGCCTCACGGTGCCGGTCTCGGAGAGCACCACCGTCAAGGTCCAGGGAGTGAAATCCGCCTTCGAGGCCACCAGGACCATGGTCTACGACAAGGCGACGGACTCCATCACCAACACCAAGACCGGAGACGTCTACACGGTACAGAAGGTCGGCATCTCCGAGTACTTCGTCAACGCGAACGGGAACAGGCTGCCCCAGTCCTGGAAGCAGAACGTCGGACTGGCGAACTACTCGCGCCTGCTGTCCGACGGCAAGATCGCCAGCCAGTTCTTCCAGGCCTTCCTGTGGACGCTGACCTTCGCCTTCGGCTCGGTCCTGCTGACCTTCATCCTCGGCTTCTTCCTGGCGCTGGTCCTCAATGACGACCGGATCAAGGGAAAGAAGTTCTACCGGTCCTTCCTCCTGCTGCCCTACGCCGTCCCCGGATTCATCTCCCTGCTCATCTGGTCGAACTTCTACAACAAGGACTTCGGCCTGATCAACCAGGTGCTGCACGTGGGAATCCCCTGGCTCAGCGACCCGACCATGGCCAAGGTCGCCATCCTGCTGACCAACACCTGGATGGGCTTCCCCTACATGTTCATCGTGTGCACCGGGACCCTCCAGTCGATCTCCTCCGACGTCAAGGAGGCCGCCAAGGTCGACGGCGCCACCGGCTTCCAGGCCACGACGAAGATCATCACCCCGCTGCTGCTGGTCGCGGTCGCCCCGCTGCTGGTGAGCTCCTTCGCCTTCAACTTCAACAACTTCAACGCCATCCAGCTGCTCACCCAGGGCGGCCCCTTCGCCGAGGGGGAGTACACCCGCGGCGGCACGGACATCCTCATCTCGATGATCTACCGCATCGCCTTCGGCGGCTCGGGCGCGGACTACGGCTTCGCCTCCGCGGTCTCCGTGGTCCTGTTCATCATCACCGGCGTTCTCGCCGCCATCCAGTTCCGCGCCACCAGGGCGCTCGAAGACATCAACTGAGCGCGGGAAGGAAGCATCACCATGGCTAAGACCGAACCCACCACCGGCCCCGACGGCGCCCCCGAGATCGAGATGAACCGGATGCCCTTCGGGCGCTGGTTCCGCGAGATCGGCTGGCGCCACGTCATCGGCGTCCTCGCCGTCCTCTTCGCGGCCTTCCCCGTGCTCTACGTCATCTCGGCCTCGCTCAACCCCCTGGGGACCGTGGCCTCGACGAGGCTCATCCCCACCCGGGTCAGCCTCGTCAACTACCAGACCCTCCTGTCCGGCGCCCGCGGGCCGTTCCTGCGGTGGTACCTCAACACCGTCATCGTGTGCTCCATCGTGGCGGCCTCGCAGATCTTCCTGTCCGTCCTGGCCGCCTACGCCTTCAGCCGCTTCCGCTTCAAGGGGCGCCGCGGCGGGCTGCTGGCGCTGCTGCTCATTATGATGTTCCCGGCCATCCTGTCCATGATCGCCCTGTACAACATGATCTCCGACGTCGGCCAGATCCTGCCCGGAATCGGCCTCAACACCCTCAACGGTTACTGCCTGGCCCTCATGGGCGGGTCGCTGGGCCAGGTCTGGCTCATCAAGGGCACGTTCGACACGATCCCCAGGGAGCTCGACGAGGCCGCCATTATCGACGGGTGCACCCACTGGCAGGTCTTCCGCATTATCCTGCTGCCCACGCTCAAGCCGATCCTGGCCACGACCTTCCTGCTGTCCTTCGTCGGCATTATCAGCGACTTCCTCCTGGGCTCGATCCTCCTGACCGACAACTCCAAGAAGACGCTGGCCGTGGGCCTGTACGGCCTGCTGTCCGGCGACCGGTCCAACAACCTGGGCCTGTTCGCCGCGGGCGCCGTGCTCACCATGATTCCCGTCATCGCCCTGTTCCAGTACCTCCAGAAGTACATCGTCGGCGGCACCACCGCCGGCGCCGTCAAGGGCTGAGCGCGGCCCGTGCCCGCTTCCGCAACGCGGTCGTCCGGCGTCGAGGGGCCCACCGGGGTCCTCTCGACGCCGGACGGCGTCGCGGGGCTCCTGGCCGAGCCCCACCACGACACCGGACCCGCCCACCTGGTGGGCGAACGCGCCCCGGGCGCCGAACTCACCGCCCGGCTGTGGGTGCCCGCCGACCGGCGCCCCGAGCACATCTTCGTGCGCCAGGTGATCGACGGCGAGCCCGTCTTCAGCCCGCTCGCCCGGGTCGGCGCCACCCCGGCCGGCGCCTGGTGGGAGGGCGCGGTGCGCCTGGTCAACCCGATCAACCGCTACCGCTTCCTCCTCCTGACCCCCGGCGAGCGGGAGCCCTGCACGTGGTACCACGCGGCCGGCACGGCCGACCACGACGTCCCCGACTCCACCGACTTCGCGGTGCTCGCCCGGGACGACGGCCCGCAGTGGGTCCCCGACGCCGTCGTCTACGAGATCTTCCCCGACCGCTTCGGGGCGCGCACCGACCCCTCGCAACGGCGCGCGCCGCACTGGGCCGAGCCGCACGACTGGCTCGACGAGCCCCCGGCCTCCGGCCCCGCCGCCGCCCGCGCCTGGTACGGCGGGGACCTGGACGGCGTCGTCGACCACCTGGACTACATCCAGGGACTCGGCGCGAACACCGTCTACCTCACCCCCGTCTTCCCGGCCGCCTCCACGCACCGCTACGACGCCACCAGCTTCGAGCGCGTCGACGAGCTCCTGGGCGGGCGCGAGGCCCTGGCCCGGCTGTCGGCCGCCCTGCACGCCCGCGGCATGAGGCTCGTGCTCGACCTGACCACCAACCACACGGGCGTCACCCACGAGTGGTTCCGCGCCGCCGTCGCCGACCCGGACTCGCCCGAGGCCGGCTTCTACTTCTTCGAGCACCACCCGGACGCCTACGCCTCCTGGATGGGCGTGCCGACCCTGCCCAAGCTCGACCACCGCGCCGACCAACTGCGCGACCGCCTGCTGCGCGGCCCGGGCTCGGTCACCGCCCGCTGGCTGCGCCCGCCGGTGTCCGCCGACGGCTGGCGTATCGACGTGGCCAATATGACCGGGCGCCGGGGCGCGGTCGACCTGGCCCACCGGGTCGCCGCCGACATGCGCGCCACCATGCGCGACGTCGAGGCGGAGACCGGGGCGCAGCTGTGGCTCGTGGCCGAGCACGGCCACGACGCCTCCCGCGACCTGGAGGGCCCCGGCTGGCACGGGGTCATGAACTACAAGGGCTTCACCTGGCCGTTGTGGACGTGGCTGGTCGACCCCGACCCCGCCGCCCGTCCGGACTGGCTCGGGATCCCCGTGCCGTTCCCCCGCCTGGGCGGCGGGCAAGTCGTGCACGGCCTGCGCGCCTACGCCGCCCACCTGCCGGCGAGCGCCCTCGGACGCTCCATGAACCTGCTGTGCTCCCACGACACCCCGCGCCTGCGCACAGCGGCCGGCTCCCGCGACGCCCACCTCGTCGCGGCGACGGCCCTGTTCGCCTCGCCGGGCGTGCCGACCGTTTTCTCCGGCGACGAACTGGGGGCCACGGGGCGCACCGGGGAGCACTCGCGCACGACTATGCCCTGGCGCCCCGACGGCGCCGGGCGGCACTCGCCCGACGAGCTGGAGGACCGCGGATCCTGGGGCGAGGTCGATCGCCAGACACTCGCCCGCTACCAGCACCTGGCCGCCCGACGCCGGGAGCTGGTCGCGCTGCGCCGCGGCGGGATGCGGTGGGTGGCGGCCGAGGAGGACCTGCTCGCCTTCACGCGCACCCACCCCGAGGGCGACGTGCTCGTCCTGCTCGCCCGCGCCGCCACCGGACCGGTGCGCCTGCCCCTCGCCCGGCTGCCGGCCCGCCGGGTGCGCGAAGCCGAATGCTTCGACGGCATGCAGGTGCGCCTGCTCGACGACGGCGCCCCGAGCGTGGAGGTGAGGGCCTCGGGCCCGGGGTCCGCCCTCCTCCCCCTGGATCCCGACGCACCGTGAAGCCCGACTAGGATCGCCCCGACGGATCAACCCAGGAGAACAACGTGCACCAGCGCATCACCCTGTCCGACATCGCCGATCAGGCGGGCGTCTCGACAGCCACTGTCTCGCGCGTCCTCAACGGCAAGTCCGTTGTCGCCGAGGTCACGCGCAGGCAGGTGCTCGTGGCCCTCGACCTGCTGGGCTACGAGCGGCCGGAGACGCTGCGCCAGGTCTCCAAGGGCCTGGTCGGCCTGGTCATCCCCGAGTTGAGCAACCCGATCTTCCCCATGTTCGCCCAGGAGATCGAGCAGCTCCTGGCGTCCAGCGGGCACACCCCCCTGCTGTGCACCCAGACCCCGGGGGGCACGAGCGAGGACGAGTACATCGAGATGCTCATCGAGCGGGGCGTGGCCGGCATCATCTTCGTCTCCGGCCGTCACGCCGACACCTCCGGCGACGTCACCCGCTACCAGCGGTTGCGCGAGCGCGGCGTGCCGCTGGTGACGATCAACGGCAACGCCCCCACGATCAGGGCCGCCGCCTTCGCCACCGACGACCGCGCCGCGGCGCGCATCGCCGTCGAGCACCTCATCAGCCTGGGCCACCGCCGCATCGGACTGGCCATCGGCCCGATGCGGATGGTGCCCGCCCAGCGCAAGCGCTCCGGCTACGAGGAGGCGATGCGCTCCGGACTGCCGGACGAGCCGCTGCGCGTGGTCGAGACCCTCTACACCTACGAGGGCGGGGCGAACGCGGCGCAGCTCCTCCTGCCGCAGGGCTGCACGGGCATCGTGTGCGGCTCCGACATTATGGCGCTCGGCGTCATCCAGGGGGTGCGCTCGGGCGGTCTGAGAGTCCCGGAGGACGTGTCCGTCATCGGCTACGACGACTCCCCCCTCATCCCCATGACGGACCCGCCCCTGACCACGGTGCGCCAGCCGGTGACCGCCATCGCCCGGGCCGCCGTGACCACCCTGCTCGCCGGGATCGCCGGGAGCCAGACCCCCGACACCGAGATGCTCTTCGCCCCCGACCTCATCGTCCGAGGCTCGACGGCCCCGGCCCCCGACTTGCAGCGGTGCGCCTGAGCCGTCCCGGGCGATCCGAGCCCGGCTCAGCGCGACCAGGTGCGGGCCAGGCGGCGCCCCATGTCCTCGACCCGCCCGGCCACGCCCCGGGCCCCTCCCCGGTCCCAGGCGCCGCCCGCCCCGCCCGCCCCCTCCAGGGCGTAGACGCCGGCGATCCCGGCCCCGGCGAACTCGGCGCGCGGCGCCGCGGCGCGCCCGGCCACGAGGACCGCGGGCAGGGCCAGATCGGTCGCCGCCGAGCCGACGACGGCGGTCAGGCCGTCGGCCGGGACGTCGTAGACCTCGCCGGCCGTGGTGATAATGAGTTCGGCGCGGCGGGCCGCGGCGGCCAGGCCCACCAGCCGGGCCATGAGCCGGGGCCCCGGCAGGGCCCGGGCGCCCAGGGCGCGCAGGACCAGGGCGGCGCCCCCGGCGGCGCCGGTGCCGCGGGCCGTGACCGACAGTGCGGGCCCGGTCCTCTCCGGCGTCCCCGGCGGCGCCGAGTCCGAGAGCATGGGCAGGGCCCCGACCCGGGGCGCGGCCAGCTCCACCAGGATCCGGCGGGCCCGGGCGCAGGCCCGCCGGTCGAGGTCCTGGACCTGCCCGGCGCCGAGGTTGCTCAGGGCGGCCAGGGCCCGTCCGGCGCCGTTCATGCCCCCCAGGGGGGCGTCGTCGGCCAGGGCCAGGACGAGCTCGCGCCCGGCCATGAGCCCGGGCGCGGAGCGCGGGCCGCCCAGGCCGTCCAGGAGCCCGGCCCCGCCGTCGTGGACGGCGCCGCGGGCCAGTCCCGCAATGAGTACGTCGTGGGCGCTGGTGGCTTCCAGGGCGGCGGCCAGGACCTCCCCCAGTCCCCGGGTGGTGCCCTCACGGGCCTCGCGGCCGGCCAGGGCGCGGTCGGCGGGCGGGGCCGTCAGACGCGCGGCGTCGAGGAACCAGGTCGCGCTCCGGGGGCGGCGACTCCCGGCGGGCCGTCCCGCCCGCCCGGGGGCGGCCCCCGGAGACGGCGCGGCCCGGGCCGCGGCCCCCTCCGGACCCTCCTCCGGGTCCGCCGTCTCCCGGGCCGCCGTCTCCGGGAGCGCCAGGCGGACCAGGTCGACCTCGCGGATATCTCCCAGGGGGCCGGCCCCGTGCAGGACGGTGCGCGAGTGCACTCGTGCCGCGGGCAGGACCAGGGCGCTACCGGGCCCGCCGTCGGGCACGGGCAGGACGGTGAGCTCGTCGTCGGGCCGGGCGGCGAGCCACCCGCTGCGCAGCGCGGCGGCCGCGGCGTCGGCGCTCAGGCCGGCGTCTGCCGAGACGAGCGGGACTCCCCCGGGCTCGGGGCGCATGCCGCCCGCGGCCAGCAGGACCCTCACGGCGGTTCAGGCGGCGCCGGGCCCGCCGTCGCCGTCGGGCGCGAGGACGCCACCCAGACGGGCCAGCAGAAGGGCCTCGGCCGTCACGATCCGCTCCAGGTCGCCCAGGTGCATGGACTCGTCCTCGCTGTGAGCGCGCGTATCGGGGTCCTCGATGCCGGTGACGAGCACCTGCGCGTCGGGGAAGGTCTCCTGGAGGGTGGCGATGAAGGGGATGGAGCCGCCCTGGCCGATGTCGACGCAGTCCCGGCCGAAGGCCGTCGTCAGGGCCCAGCGGGCGGCGCAGGCCGCCGGGCCATCCGAGGAGCCGTCGAAGGCGGGACCGGTCTCGCCGGGCGTCACGCTCACCCGGGCGCCGAAGGGGGCGTGCGCCTCCATGTGCGCCGTGAGGGCGGCCAGAGCGGAGGCGGGATCCTGGCCCGGGGCGATGCGCATGGACAGGCGCGCCGTGCAGGAGGGGGCCAGCACATTGCCGGCCAGATTCAGGGGGGTGACGTCCATGCCGATGACCGTCAGGGTCGGCTTGGTCCACAGGCGCGCGGTCAGGTCGCCGGTGCCGATCAGCCCGACGCCGTCCAGGACGCCGGCGTCGGCGCGGAAGTCGGCCTCACGGTAGTCGGGGGAGTCCGCCCCCGCCCGGGACCAGCTCACCAGGCCGGGCACGGCCACGTCCCCGCGCTCGTCGTGCAGGGTGGCCACCAGGCGGCACATGGAGGTCACGGCGTCGAGCACCGGGCCCCCGTACTGGCCCGAGTGCAGAGCGTGGTCCAGGACGTCCAGGCGCACGTCGACCTGGACGACGCCGCGCAGGGACGTGGTCAGGGCCGGGACGCCGACCCTCCAGTTGGACGAGTCGGCGACGACGATGACGTCGGCGGCGAGCCGGTCGCGGTGGGCGGCCAGGAAGGCCTCGAAGGAGGGCGAGCCGACCTCCTCCTCGCCCTCGATGAAGACCGTCACCGAGCAGGGCGGCTCGCCGCCCCCGAGCCCGGTCAGGACGCGCAGGGCGTGGACGTGGGCGATGACCCCGGCCCCGTCGTCGGCGGCGCCCCTCCCGTAGAGGCGCTCGCCGCGGCGCTCGGCGGCGAAGGGGTCCGCCTGCGCCCATGCGCCCGGGTCGCCGACGGGCTGGACGTCGTGGTGGGCGTAGAGCAGGACGTGCGGGGAGCCGGCCGGTCCGTCGACGTGGGCGAGGACGGCGGGGCGGCCGGGGGCGCCGTCGGGCCCGGGCGCGGACAGGACCCGCGCCTCCAGGCCGGTCTGGCGCAGCAGGCCGGCCACGTGCTCGGCGGAGCGGGCGACCTGGGACTGGTCGTGGCTCGAGGCGGACACGGAGGGGATGGCGACCAGGTCCACCAGATCGGAGACAATGGTCTCGAAGGAGCTGCGGACACGGCTGCGGACGGCGTCGACGGTGATCATGGTTTGCAGGGTATCGCGGGTGAGCCGCTACCCTGGGCGGGTGAAGCTGTTCAAGAAGGACCGGGCGCCGTCCCAGGCCGAGGCGCCGGCCGAGCCCGTCAAGACCGTCGGCAAGGGGCGCGCGACCCCCAAGCGCAAGGACGCGCAGGCCCGCAGGCTCCACCCGATCGTCCCGACCGATCGCAAGGCCGCCAAGCGCGAGGCCCGCGCCAAGCGGGACGAGGCGTGGGAGCGTCAGCGCCAGGCGATGATCACCGGCGACGAGCGATATCTGCCCGCCCGGGACAAGGGCCCGATCAAGCGCTATATCCGCGACTACGTCGACGCCCGCTACTCCATCGGCGAGCTCTTCATGCCCTCGATGATCCTGCTGCTGATCATCACCTTCGGGTCCTGGATGATCCGGGGCTCGCAGGCGGGCCCCAGTCTCTTCACCGTTTACATCATGGTGGCGCTCTACCTCCTGTTCTTCGCGGCGGTCTTCGACGCCCTGATCTGCTGGCGGCTCGTGCGGCGGCGCCTGTACGCCAAGTTCGGCGAGGCGAAGGTGCGCGGCGAGGGCATGATCGTCTGGTACATCTTCGCCCGCTGTATGAACCTGCGCCGGTGGCGCCAGCCGGCGCCGCAGGTCGCCCGCCGCGCCTACCCGCACTGACGGCCCGACGGCGCGACCGGCCCGACGACGGCGCGACCGGCCGCCCCCCGCACAGTGCGGACACGGGCGGCCCCCGCCCCGCGGGGCGGCCTCGCCCCGCGAGCCCGGGCACCGCTCGCCGTCTTCCGCACAGTGCGGACACGGGGCCGATACCGTTCCCCGCCGGGGTCCGGTCCCATAGGCTGACCGCATGGTCGCTTATCGTCACCTCGGCAGCTCCGGACTGAAGATCACGGAAATCACCTACGGGAACTGGCTCACCCACGGCTCCCAGGTGGAGTCGGACACCGCCATCGAGTGCGTGCACACGGCGCTCGACTTGGGCATCACGAGTTTCGACACCGCCGACGTCTACGCCAATACGGCGGCCGAGGAGGTCCTCGGCCGGGCCCTGGCCGGCCAGCGGCGGGAGGGGCTGGAGATCTTCACGAAGGTCTACTGGCCCATCGGGCCCGAGGGCCCCAACGACGTCGGCCTGTCGCGGAAGCACATTATGGAGGGCATCAACGGCTCGCTGCGGCGGCTCGGAGTCGACTATGTCGACCTCTACCAGGCGCACCGCTACGACTACGCCACGCCGCTGGAGGAGACCATGCAGGCCTTCGCCGACGTCGTGCGCGCCGGCAAGGCCCTGTACATCGGCGTCTCGGAGTGGACGGCTGACCAGATCCGCGCCGGCCAGGAGCTCGCTGGGCAGATGGGTTTCCGCATTGTGTCCAACCAGCCCCAGTACTCCGCCCTGTGGCGCGTCATCGAGGAGAAGGTGGTGCCCGCCAGCCAGGAGCTCGGTCTGGGGCAGATCGTGTGGTCCCCCATGGCGGAGGGCGTGCTGTCCGGCAAGTACCTGCCCGGCGCGGAGCCGCCGGCCGGCTCGCGGGCCACGGACGAGAAGGGCGGGAAGCGGATGATCGCCCGCTGGATGAGGGACGAGGTGCTCACGGCGGTCCAGAGGCTGCGGCCGGTGGCCGAGCGGGTCGGGCTGTCCATGCCGCAGCTCGCCATCGCCTGGGTGCTGCAGAACCCGAACGTCTCGGCGGCCATTGTGGGGGCTTCGCGCCCGGAGCAGTTGGTGGAGAACGTCAAGGCCTCGGGTGTGGTCCTGGAGCCGGACGTGCTCGCCGCGATCGATGCGGCGCTGGAGGGCGTCATCGAGCGCGACCCGGCCCTGACCCGCTCCCCCGCGACCCGGCCCGCCTGACCGGTCCGCGCCTGTCGGCTCGACCGCGGTCCCCGGACTGGGCGGCGCTCGGACTGGGCGGCGCTCGCCGGGGCCGGCCCGGGAATAAGGGGCCTGAGAACACCGAGAACCGCAGTCCGAAGACCCCCGGCCGCTCCGGTCACTGCAAACCGAATGACCTACCGCGTGCTGGGCGCAGCATCCGCCGTCCCCCGCACCACCGTGATCGTGTAATCGGCGTACGCGGTGCCGGCGAGAAGCGTCTCGACGTGCGACTTGATAATGGATTCCGCGCGGTTCTCGGCCTTGGTCAGCAGACCGTTGTTCACCGCGACCTGGGTGGCCCGCTTCTCCTCAGTCTCCTGGAATGCAGCGAAATCCTCCACCTGAAGCTGGTTGAGGGCACTGGACGACTCGTCGTAGACCTTGATGCTCCCGGGCTCGATCTCGGTTCCGAGAACCTCGACGGGCGGAATTGCGATGGTGACCGTCCGGGCGGTCTCATCGATGCCGACCGAGATGGCGGTGAAGTCCTCGATTCCGGCCTCAACGGTGCCGGAGTATAGCAAATACGAAACAAGATAAACCGCTGTTAATTCGGCTCACCTGTGGAGGTGGACGATCCCCGAGGGGCGCGCATTCCGGGTGGATTGGAATCGGATTGCGCGTTATAATAGTGGCATGAGCGCGATTCAGCTGACCGATGACGAGCTGCGCATCCTCCAGGACCACAGGAAGGGTGCGCCGCACAAGCTCATGAGGCTCAAGTCCGAGGCGATCATTATGCTGTCGATGGGGGCGAGCAAGAAGTTCGCCGCCGAGTTCGTGGAGCGATCCATCGAAACGATCAAGAGATGGGTCAGGCAGTGGAAAGAGTTCGGACTGGCATCCATCCGCACCGGACACGCCGGGAACGACAACGCCTCGAAACTCACTCGGGAGCAGGCGGAGGAGACCAAGGAGGCGCTTTCCCGGCCCCCGTCGGAGCAGGGCATCCCCGCCGATTTCTGGAATGTTCCCCGCCTGGCCGGTTGGATGCACGAGCATTTCAACGTCGAGTACAAGTCCAGATCCTCCTACCACCGCCGATTCCACATGGCGGAGCTGTCCTTCCACAAGCCCCTGGGCGTGGACCGGCACCGCGCCCCGGAGGCGGAGATCGAGGCCCGCATGGAGCAGATCGACGCCGAGATCGCCGAGATCACGGGGCAGAAGCGGGACGGGAAGAAGGAGGACGGGCAGGAGGAGGACCAAGGACGGCGGGAGGCCGAGACGAACGACAAGAAGACGAACGACGAGAAGGCGAACGACGAGAAGAAGGTCCGTGAGGATGTCATAGTGGTGTCCGCCGACGAGGTGGGCATCGAACACGAGGCAGTTATTAGGCGGGCCTGGTGCAAAAGGTGCGCCAAGACCAAGATCAGGGTCGACCGGGAACGGCAGTCCCAGAAGTACATCGGGTTCCTCCACGAATCGGACGGGAGGGTGGATCTCATGCGACTGGATCGGTGCAATACCGACAACGTCTTGAAGGCCCTGACCGAACTCACCCTGAAGTACCCGGACAAGACGATCGTCGTGGTGTGGGACAACGCCGGCTGGCACAAGTCGAGCACATTGCTCGCGCAGACGGGGGAGGGAAAGCCCCTGGAACGCGTCCAGTTCATCAACCTGCCGCCCTACAGCCCCGATAAGAACCCCATAGAGAAAGTCTGGAACGAGGGCAAGAACTCCATCAGCAACAGGCAGAGGGCCTTCTTCGAGGACACCTGCGAAGCATTCGAATCCTTCGTCACCTCAAAGAAATTCAAGTATCGACTCCTGAAGTCATCTCGTTGAATTTTTGCTATAGGTGATGAGGAACGACTTCCCCGTGAAAGGAATGGGAATCCCCAGCAGTTTCTTATCGGCCTCGGTGAACTCGCCGACGTTGGTGAAATTGTACTCCTCGACGGTGAGTTCGGCTACCCCCGTGAAAGAACTGGCGATCGCGGAGGAGTCGATCGTCTGCTCGCCGTCGTCGAATAATCCCGGCAGTCCGGGCACAAGACGGCCGACGACGTCGTAGGCCCGCTGGGCGAGCATTCCTCCCGCGACGCCGACCACGAGAATTACGATGACGAGCAGCTTCGCCGACCATCTGCGCGCCGAACGACGAGGCCTTTCCGCCACCCGCCTTCCGCGTTTCCGCTCCCTGCTCTTCTCGTCAGCCGTATCGTCATCCAGCACGGGTCCTCCTCATATCCGGGCCGTCGGCGTCCCGCGCACCGCGCTGACGCCGTGAAGTCGTAGGGGGCCTCAGTCCGGCCACATCCGTCGGCGCCGTGGGGAAAGGCGCCGACGGGCGGAAGAATACACCTGCGGCGCCCTGACGGAGATGATGAGACGGAACTCCAATCTTTGCAATCGTTTCAACCGGCCCCGGCCGTTTCTGCCGGTCAGCGCCTGTCGCACCCAGGGCGGTCGGGCACGGACGGTCGGGCGCGGGCGGGCCGGTTGCACGGAATCCTTTTCGCGAACGCGTAGGTTTCCAGTCGAACGCGCAGCTGGGAGGTACGCGTTCGACTGGAAACCTACGCGTTCGCGAGATCCGCGCCCCGCACCATGCCCCGCACGTTCGCGAGATCCGAGCGCCGCGCCGCCCCGAGCGCCTCATTCGGCAGCGGTTCCAATCAACCTGGGAGCACCTCGTCGTCGACGAGCCCGGGGGCGCAGGAGCGCCATCCGAACACACCCATGGGGACCGCGGAGGCCATGAGCAGCAGCAGCGGCGCCGTCCATCCGCCCGTGAATCCGTAGACCCAGCCGACAACGAAGGGGCCCAGGCTCGCCAGCGCGTAGCCCACCGCCTGGGTGAAGCCCGACAGCGCCGCCGTGACCCGGTAGTCGCGCGTGCGCGCGGTGACCAGCACGAGCGCGACCTGGAAGCAGAACCCGCTGATTCCCAGCAGGGCGGGCCACAACCACGCCGTCGTCGTCGGCGCCGCGAGCAGGCCGCCGTAGGTCACCACCAGCAGCGTCGCGAAACAGATCACCCACCGCCCCAGATGACGCGAGCGCGCGGCCAGGATCGGCACGATGAAGCCGCCGGCGAGGCCGCAGGCGGAGAAGACGGCCAGCAGGTGCGAGGCGGCGGCCTGACTCATGCCGGCGTCGCGGTAGATCTGAGGCAGCCAACCGAAGGCGACGTAGGCCTGCATCGACTGCAGGCCGAAGAACGCCGCCATGGCGCGTCCGCGCGGGGAGCGGGCGATCAGGGCCAGGCCGACGGCGGTACGGTCCGCTCGCGCCCCGGCCGGATCGGTGCGCTCCTCCCGCGGGCTCTCCTCCCGCGGGCCCTCCGGCCCGGCCGCGCCGGCCCGAGCGCCCTCTCCGGTCGTCGAGTCGGACGCATCCGCACCGGGCGGCCTCGCCCGACTCGCCCGGCTCGCCCGGCGCGGTCGGGCGTGGAGAAGGGCTAGCAGCGTCCAGGGCAGCGCGGCTGCCAGGCCGGCCCAGCCCCATAGGGCGAGCCCCGGTCGCCAGCCCAGGCCCGCATCCACGTAGAGCGGGGCGATCAACTGCGGCGCCACGGATCCCAGGGACATGACGGTGATGTAGACGGCCGTCCACGTCTCGCTGTGCAGCGGCTGCCGCTGCTTGATCGCCACGGGCAGCAGCACATTGCCGATGCCTGCACCGAAGAGCCCCGCGAAGGTCAGCACCAGGAAGGTCGGACTGGAGGAGACGGC is part of the Actinomyces sp. oral taxon 414 genome and encodes:
- a CDS encoding glycerate kinase encodes the protein MRVLLAAGGMRPEPGGVPLVSADAGLSADAAAAALRSGWLAARPDDELTVLPVPDGGPGSALVLPAARVHSRTVLHGAGPLGDIREVDLVRLALPETAARETADPEEGPEGAAARAAPSPGAAPGRAGRPAGSRRPRSATWFLDAARLTAPPADRALAGREAREGTTRGLGEVLAAALEATSAHDVLIAGLARGAVHDGGAGLLDGLGGPRSAPGLMAGRELVLALADDAPLGGMNGAGRALAALSNLGAGQVQDLDRRACARARRILVELAAPRVGALPMLSDSAPPGTPERTGPALSVTARGTGAAGGAALVLRALGARALPGPRLMARLVGLAAAARRAELIITTAGEVYDVPADGLTAVVGSAATDLALPAVLVAGRAAAPRAEFAGAGIAGVYALEGAGGAGGAWDRGGARGVAGRVEDMGRRLARTWSR
- a CDS encoding dipeptidase, with the translated sequence MITVDAVRSRVRSSFETIVSDLVDLVAIPSVSASSHDQSQVARSAEHVAGLLRQTGLEARVLSAPGPDGAPGRPAVLAHVDGPAGSPHVLLYAHHDVQPVGDPGAWAQADPFAAERRGERLYGRGAADDGAGVIAHVHALRVLTGLGGGEPPCSVTVFIEGEEEVGSPSFEAFLAAHRDRLAADVIVVADSSNWRVGVPALTTSLRGVVQVDVRLDVLDHALHSGQYGGPVLDAVTSMCRLVATLHDERGDVAVPGLVSWSRAGADSPDYREADFRADAGVLDGVGLIGTGDLTARLWTKPTLTVIGMDVTPLNLAGNVLAPSCTARLSMRIAPGQDPASALAALTAHMEAHAPFGARVSVTPGETGPAFDGSSDGPAACAARWALTTAFGRDCVDIGQGGSIPFIATLQETFPDAQVLVTGIEDPDTRAHSEDESMHLGDLERIVTAEALLLARLGGVLAPDGDGGPGAA
- a CDS encoding DUF3043 domain-containing protein, with the translated sequence MKLFKKDRAPSQAEAPAEPVKTVGKGRATPKRKDAQARRLHPIVPTDRKAAKREARAKRDEAWERQRQAMITGDERYLPARDKGPIKRYIRDYVDARYSIGELFMPSMILLLIITFGSWMIRGSQAGPSLFTVYIMVALYLLFFAAVFDALICWRLVRRRLYAKFGEAKVRGEGMIVWYIFARCMNLRRWRQPAPQVARRAYPH
- a CDS encoding aldo/keto reductase family protein; this encodes MVAYRHLGSSGLKITEITYGNWLTHGSQVESDTAIECVHTALDLGITSFDTADVYANTAAEEVLGRALAGQRREGLEIFTKVYWPIGPEGPNDVGLSRKHIMEGINGSLRRLGVDYVDLYQAHRYDYATPLEETMQAFADVVRAGKALYIGVSEWTADQIRAGQELAGQMGFRIVSNQPQYSALWRVIEEKVVPASQELGLGQIVWSPMAEGVLSGKYLPGAEPPAGSRATDEKGGKRMIARWMRDEVLTAVQRLRPVAERVGLSMPQLAIAWVLQNPNVSAAIVGASRPEQLVENVKASGVVLEPDVLAAIDAALEGVIERDPALTRSPATRPA
- a CDS encoding DUF4230 domain-containing protein; translated protein: MLYSGTVEAGIEDFTAISVGIDETARTVTIAIPPVEVLGTEIEPGSIKVYDESSSALNQLQVEDFAAFQETEEKRATQVAVNNGLLTKAENRAESIIKSHVETLLAGTAYADYTITVVRGTADAAPSTR
- a CDS encoding IS630 family transposase, whose product is MSAIQLTDDELRILQDHRKGAPHKLMRLKSEAIIMLSMGASKKFAAEFVERSIETIKRWVRQWKEFGLASIRTGHAGNDNASKLTREQAEETKEALSRPPSEQGIPADFWNVPRLAGWMHEHFNVEYKSRSSYHRRFHMAELSFHKPLGVDRHRAPEAEIEARMEQIDAEIAEITGQKRDGKKEDGQEEDQGRREAETNDKKTNDEKANDEKKVREDVIVVSADEVGIEHEAVIRRAWCKRCAKTKIRVDRERQSQKYIGFLHESDGRVDLMRLDRCNTDNVLKALTELTLKYPDKTIVVVWDNAGWHKSSTLLAQTGEGKPLERVQFINLPPYSPDKNPIEKVWNEGKNSISNRQRAFFEDTCEAFESFVTSKKFKYRLLKSSR